From the Candidatus Neomarinimicrobiota bacterium genome, the window GAGAAATGCCAATCCCCGAAGCTGGAAGGGAGGCATTGTTTTCCTTGGAATACCGTTGGGTGGATCGCCGTCCCCACGCATTGAATAACCTTTTGCCGCGGAAAGGGAAAGGGTTAATGCTGAGGGCTGAAAAGGCGACTTCTTCTGTCTTTGGTACATTCGACTATACAAGACTTACGGCGGACGGATTTGTTAATATTCCGGTTGGTCCCACCGCCTTTTTCCTACGCGTTAAGGGAGTCGCTCTTTCCGGCGCCCCACCGGCCCACGATTATCTAGGACTCACCAACGATGCGCCTGTCTATCTATCAGTCCCGTTGGGCGATCTCGCCCCATCCCTCTCTGAGTTTCTTCCAGAGAATCACAATCCTCGGGGATGGAGCGGCACGCGGCTGGGAAACCGCTTAGTTTTTGGCACGGCGGAGTATAGGGTGCCGGTCATTCCTAAAGTAGTTTCCTTAGCGCTGATTTCAGATTTTGGTAATGTGTGGAATAACGGGGAAGAGGCGGATAAATTGGTGATGACAGCAGGATTGGAAGGGAAACTTGCTTTTGGCCCTATAGTATTTGCGTTGGGCCAGGCTCAATCTTTAGATGGATGGGGAGATGGGGGAAAGCCCGATCAATATTTCAGGCTGGCTCTGATCAATCCGTTCTAGTAAATCAGGAATTTTTACTATATCTGTGACTTATAAATGGTGGATTTATTATTCATTTAAAGGGAGGATTTCTATTTTCCGGAATTCAACAGAATGACTTTCGGCCTGGAAGGCTATGTAACCCTCCTGAAGTAGCTTATCGTCCTTGATAAGTTTTTTAGCGTCAGGGTCATCTTCGTCAAGCTGAGGTTCAGCATACTCTAATACGACCTCCCCGTTAACCTTGTGTTTGATCTTGGTGCTGCCCCTGACTTCCACTTCTATCTTTACCCATTGGTCACCGTGATAAGTTTTTGAGGCGGAATCGATACAGTGACGGCTAATAAGCTTGCCGTTCATCACAATATGCGTTCCCGGCGTACAGACATTACCGGTGGATCGTTCATCCATTCCATTACCGCCAAGAAGCTGTAACTCGATTGAAACAGGGAAATCCTGACTCAGTGACATACTTTCAGGAGATTGGCAATGTAACATTATCCCACTATTGCGAAATGCCCATTCGGGTCCGCCAGGAGTCTGTACTCCCACGAATCGATATTCGAAACGAAGGATGTAGTGGTCAAACGGGGCCTTGTAAAAGATATGACCAAACTTTCCGTCAAATTGCTCATACTGATCGTAACCTACTTTGAGGATTCCATCTTCAACTCTGAATGTATTTGCATAGTTGTCATTCAGTTCGTGGCCAGTTATCTTTACTTTCCATCCTTCAAGGTTTTTTCCGTTGAAAAGATTAATCCATCCCTGATGGTTTTTGCCTTGTTCTTCTGAATCGTAGGCCATCAAGGCGAAAGGAATTGCCAGCAGCATTGTCACATTCTTAATCATTTTCGATTTACTTAAGAAGATGTCCAATTACAGATTTCCTTTCTTCATTTCTCCCACAGCATAATTACAGGCACGTGCCGTGAACGCCATATATGTCAGAGATGGATTCTGGCATGCGGAAGATGTCATGAATGAGCCATCGGTAACAAACAGGTTCGAAACATCATGACATTGATTATACTTGTTCAATACAGACGTTTTAGGGTTATTACCCATTCGGGCGGTACCCATCTCGTGAATGCAAAGACCGGGAGGCGTATCATTTATATAGGGTACTACGTCTTTTGCACCGCAGTTTTCTAACATTTCTGCTGCTGTGATTGATGCATCTTTTTCGATCTG encodes:
- a CDS encoding DUF1080 domain-containing protein, whose translation is MIKNVTMLLAIPFALMAYDSEEQGKNHQGWINLFNGKNLEGWKVKITGHELNDNYANTFRVEDGILKVGYDQYEQFDGKFGHIFYKAPFDHYILRFEYRFVGVQTPGGPEWAFRNSGIMLHCQSPESMSLSQDFPVSIELQLLGGNGMDERSTGNVCTPGTHIVMNGKLISRHCIDSASKTYHGDQWVKIEVEVRGSTKIKHKVNGEVVLEYAEPQLDEDDPDAKKLIKDDKLLQEGYIAFQAESHSVEFRKIEILPLNE